In Micromonospora sp. WMMA1363, a genomic segment contains:
- a CDS encoding endonuclease V → MAGLDVAYAKSGDRLAAAVTVLDAATLAVVDQAVSIGRPAFGYVPGLFAFRELPALLDALARLRAPPDLLVCDGHGLAHPRRFGLACHLGLVTGLPAVGVGKTPLVGRWAPPGERRGAWTPLVDGTEVVGAVLRTRDGVKPVFVSVGHRISLENAVARVVALTPHFRLPETTRTADRLCRDALVGAAGV, encoded by the coding sequence GTGGCCGGCCTGGACGTCGCGTACGCGAAGAGCGGTGACCGGCTCGCCGCGGCCGTCACGGTGCTGGACGCGGCCACCCTGGCCGTCGTCGACCAGGCGGTCAGCATCGGCCGGCCGGCCTTCGGGTACGTCCCCGGTCTCTTCGCGTTCCGGGAACTGCCCGCGTTGCTCGACGCGCTGGCACGGCTGAGGGCCCCTCCGGACCTGCTGGTCTGCGACGGGCACGGGCTGGCGCATCCGCGCCGTTTCGGGTTGGCCTGTCACCTGGGGTTGGTGACCGGGCTGCCGGCGGTCGGGGTGGGAAAGACCCCGCTGGTGGGGCGCTGGGCGCCGCCGGGCGAGCGACGTGGTGCCTGGACGCCGCTGGTCGACGGTACGGAGGTCGTGGGTGCGGTGCTGCGGACCCGGGACGGGGTGAAGCCCGTCTTCGTCAGCGTCGGGCACCGGATCAGCCTGGAGAACGCGGTCGCCCGGGTGGTCGCCCTCACGCCACACTTCCGGCTTCCGGAAACCACCCGTACCGCCGACCGGCTGTGCCGCGACGCGCTGGTGGGCGCCGCGGGAGTGTAA